CTACAACTGGATGATTAAACACTGGAGCCAGGATGCAAACTTGGGAAGAATGGAATTTGGTGTGGTACGTAACAATGTGTATTATCTCGCTGTTACAAAGATCTTGAATATTGGTGAACCTTGGGTTCCTGGAGGCACAGAAGATCCGGATCCAAAACCGAATCCTGACGAAGTAGATGATGCATCGCTTGTAGTTTCAATTAATGTATTGCCTTGGACTGTTCGTTATAACGACATAGAATTCTAAAAACAATTTATATCAGACATCGGAAGGAGGGCTTTCCTTCCTTTCGGTGTTTTATCTCCAATCAAACAGAAAAGTACTTAGCATGCCGGTACAAAGAGAGGCAGGCACATGGAGGAATTATTTCTTCCCACTCAAAGCAGAAAACAACAGCAACCTATCAGGAGGCTTCAATATATATAAAAAACGAGAATAATATAAGAATATGAATAAACAGTTGCATCTTATATCAAACAAAATAACCAGTTCCCTGCTGTTAATCGTTCTCATAAGTGCTTTCACAGCCTGCTCAATGCATGATGACCGAACCGATTGCCCTGAGGAATGTCATTTGCGTTTCAAATACGACTATAACATGAAGTTTGCTAATGCTTTTACCAACGAGGTGAAACAAGTCGCTGTTTACATATTCGATGACAAAGGACATTTTGTTAAAATGAAAACCGAAGAAGGCGATGTTTTGAAAGCAAATGATTACTATATGAAGTTAGATGTTACTCCGGGAAAATATCACTTGGTAACATGGGCAGGAATGGATGGAGAATCATTCACGACTGAAGGATTGACTGCCGGTGTTTCGACTCTGTCTGATTTGAAAGTTGCTCTCAAGAAAACAGGGCAAGAGTCGAACAAAGACCTGCATCCATTGTGGCATGGGGAGATTAAAGAACTGACTGTAACCGGGGTATTTCAGGAAGAAACTGTTTCTCTGGTAAAAGACACTCATCGTATACGTATTGTATTACAACAAATCAATGGTGTACCAGTAGACAATAAAGCTTTCCGTTTTGAAATTACAGATGACAACAGCTTGATTAATTACGACAACAGTTTGATACCTTCGGGTGAAATAACCTATCGCCCTTATGCAACCGGACAAAATACTGTGGGTGACACACCACCCGTTACTACAGCATATGCCGAATTACATACCGGTCGTCTGATGGTAAACAGTAAATCGCGTCTGCGAATCATTGATGCGAAAGATAAAAGCATAGTTGTAGACATTCCATTGGTTGCTTATCTGATGCTGACAGAAATGGAGGGGCACAAAGATAAGATGACGGCTCAAGAATACCTGGATAGACAGGATGAATATTCACTGATATTTTTCTTGGACGACAATCTAGCTTGGTTAAAAATACAGGTTATCATCAATGGCTGGACCGTCCGTTTTAATAATTCAGAGCTTAATTAACTATGACACTGAAAAAGTTCATATATAAAAACAGTAAGTTTGCGTTAATTGCAATTATGCTATTGGCGATGGCTGCCTGCGTAGATATTTACGACCGGCCGAATGATGAGGAGTGTCCGATAAATAAAGCCGGGACTTTCATTACTCTAACCATCAATACACCGCTAACTACACGTTCAACACCAACTGGAGGAGAAAATGGAGATGCTGTAGAGAATGGACAGACCAATGAAAATATAATAAACAATTTATCTGTATTTTTCTTTCAAGGCACTGATATCAATCAGGCAATAGAAACAAATGCACCAATAGCAGGAACAAGCTATTTCGAATCGTCTGATATCATTGGAAATACTACCAAAACACGGAAAGTGAATATTCCAAAAGGTACGTATCATGTAATCGTAGCTGCAAATGCAGGTAATCTGACCTCCACATTTGGTACAACCGCGAAAGTAAAAGATGTATGTGATTATCTGCAAAAGCAGGCATGGACAGAAAGCAACGGCAATTATTCACAGTTTGTCATGTCATCTGCAAATGATGCCTCGACAAATATTTCAGCTTCAAACAGCGAATCCTCTCCAGCTCAAATCTATGTAGATATTGAACGATTAGCAGCTCGAATAGATTTCATTCCTAGCAAGAGCACCGATGCAACAGATTTAAATAACTATCTGGTAAAAGATGCAAGCAACAAAACGATAGCCCGCGTCATTATAAATAAGATTAAACTGATAAACCGCTTTACTGCAGGTTCTTATCTCATCAAAAGAGTAGCAGAGACAACCTCTTCAACTCTTAACTATTTAGGTAATGAAAAGAGCGATATTAACGGCGTACAGACAAATTATGTACTAGACCCCTGGACGGTTCAAAAAACTAAAGAAAACCTTAATGGACAACATTTCAATCTACTGAATGGTGGTAGTGGTACTGATGCAGCTTCTTCGTTATATGCCAGCTACTATAACGGCAGTTTTAGTATGGGGGTTGAAGACAAAGTGAAGAATTCTAATTTAACTTATAATGGAACTAATTATTACATTCTAGGTTATTCACTCGAAAATACGACCGACAAGATTAATCAATTGAATGGATATACCACCGGAGTTATGTTTGAAACAACATACATACCTTATCTGATAACCAACTACGACCCATCAAGCCATACAAACCAGACAATAAACAATTCAAACGCCATTACTTTTTTTACGTACAATAATGGTGATATGGTTTGCAATTCGCTGGAAGCTGTTGAGTTTGCTTCACTTAAAAGCGGCCAACCAGCTGATGATTTCTTTGCACAGACATTCACATCTGTCAATACTTGGCAAGATGTTTTGCAATATTTCAATCGAATTAAAGATAACGACCCATTAGGTTTCAAAACTTATTTATCTTTAAAACTGAGCGGAAAGTCTCTGTCTGCCAACCTAACGGAAACCATCTCTTGGAAGAGTTTCATATTGTCGACTTATGGATATTCAAACAGCGGAGGAGTGGTGTATATCAATCAAAATAGCAAACCCACTCAGTTATTGTTAAGTGAGAAAAATATAAGATGTTACGAAAATGGCATATCTTATTATCCATATTGGATTCGTCACTCAAACAACAGCTCAACAGAAGCAGGAGTAATGGAATTTAGCATTGTCCGCAATAATATTTATAAGTTAAAAGTTAATTCCTTTTCGGGAGCAGGCAAATTCATTCCTTACGATCCGGGAACCGACAGTCCTGAAAATCCAGGAGAGGAATCATCTATTCGAATGTTTGTAAGCGTAACCCCCTGGAGGGTAATTACACATCCGGAAATAATTCTTTAACAAAGAGTGAATATGAAAAAACAGCATTATATGTATATCGCATTAGTTTCATTGCTGACATTTCTGCTTCCATCGTGTTCGGGGGAAGAAGAACAGAATATTACTAATACGGGAAAAACCACTTATTCAATCATCTATCGTATAAGCACCAAAAGCAGTAACGATCAGAATGCATCGGATGATGAAATGATGAAAACAATTCTTCTTTTCTTTGTTAATGCAGATAATAAGATTGAGAAAAAAATAGTTGAAACACTACCTTCAACGAAACAACTTCACGAAATTGAAGTCAAGCTGACAAAAGGAACAAAAGCTGTATATGGGTTTGCAAACTTATCTACAGCAAGCATTGCCAGTGCCGGTCTGAATGTTGAAGAAGGTTCTGTTATGCCAGATTTATCAACAGCAACTCTGTACATTGCCAATGGTTTCACAATCAACTCGGCAGTTGGTGATTATCTGCCGATGAGCAATAAAACTGCAATTTCAGTTACAAATACTACCGGGCAGACTTTTAATATGGAACTGATTCGAATGGTGTGCAAGATGAAATTGAACTTCAAGAACGAGACAGGGCATAACATTTCGTTAAAAAACATAGTAGTAAACCCGATTACAACATCATCAGTATATTTGTTACCTCGTTCAAACGGAGAGATTCCTCCTGTATTACCTGTAGGCTCAACCAGTGGAAACTATATAAATACATTCAACGGAACTCCAAGTTTTTCCAGCGGAGGAATATTGAATGATTTCCAGTTCTATATTAACGAATCACAAGTTTCAGGCAATGGCTATTTCAAACTCACACTTAATACATTACGAGATGGCATTACCGACGAGGTCCGTATGTCACTTACCAATCTTAGCTATCTGAACCGAAACGATTATTTGCCGCTTGATATTATCCTGACGGATTACAGACTGGAACTGGAAGTAATCTCTTACCCTCCTATCGGAGGTTATCCGGCATCTGTGATAACTACGACCGATGGATATCATTGTATATTTCCTGGAGGAGGACCGTTTATTATCACACCAAGACTAGTTAAAGTATCCGATAATTCAATTGTATCGATAGGAAAGTCCGAATGGAACTTCAGCTATACAGATGCATCAACCACAATTTTCGATAAAGCTCCGGTATTGAAAAACGGAGTAATTATGGGAACATTAAAATCATCAGCCGGTGACAAAGCTTTGTGTACCGTTTCGGTGAATGTGCTCACTGCCACGAACGTCAGTCGCACTCTTTATTACAAAATGTATATTAGTCAGAATTAAAACAAACTTGCATGAAAAAATATAAAAATCATCTGTTTGCTCTCTTCGTTCTGTTGCTGTTCACTATTTCTGGTTATGTACAGGGGCAGACAAATAGTGTTATGCACAAAAAAGGAGAATATTATGGTGCAGAAGATTATATGTTAAATGAGTACGGTAAATCTATGCAAAAAACGCATACTTATCGCACTATTGTCTATGTTAACCCGAGCTCTACCACTCAAGATATAAATTTACCTTCAAAATCAGCAACTTCCCCTCATCATTACTACCGCTGGTATGATTATAAAACAGACGGTGCTTCCGCACAATTAAAATCAGGAGGTACATTATATACGAACGGACGGGTGACATATGGAGGATCTCTTTTTGATGCCATTACTTATACCATTCCCTCTACTCTTGGAACTAATCCCGATATTATTGCTTGCGATGTTTCTGCTTATACTGATTACAATCTTAATGGTACTGTCTTAACCGAACCTACTCTCTCTTATCGTTGTATATTTGAATTAAGAAGCGCCAAAGAAATTGCAGACAAACTAAAAACATGTACAGGTGATAAATATCTGGAAGAGTATACGGTGTACATGCCATCCACAAAATTGCCTAATGCGGCAAACAACCCCCGTGTGTGTTTAAAATACAATGCCAATAATTATTTCGGTTACAACTCTTCGAATACACTAGTACAAGGAAGTTATTCCAATTTCACTCTGACCAATACTTCAGAAGCCTTTTCCAGTACAAACCAACGTTTTTGCTATGTAACACCTGGAACAGCTGGAACCACTAAAACGGTGACAGCAAAAATTACCTGTGGAACTTTAACATACAATGTAGCTCGGTTTACAATTATTTTCCTACCGGATGCTCCCATGATCTATAACAATCTTACTGGAACTAACGAGTATAGGTCCATAAACTATTTGGACAAAAATAACCTTTTACTCAGCAAGTTAGATTTCGATTATAATACAGACCCGGCAACAGCAGCAAATAATATGTGGCCAAAACCTTTACCCTGGAATATCTGTACTTACGGATTTTCTTCAAAAACATTATACGAAAGCGGATATCGAGGATTTTCAAACAGGGTTTCACAATGGAACGAATATGGATTCTATAAAACCGCCAACGTCGCTTTATCAGGCATTTCCGGTTATACATGGTACAATGGAGGCAGAACTGTTTACGACCGTAAGCATCATGAAACAAACGGCGTACAGGATGGTTACTTTATGTACATCGATGCAGCAGAAAGTCCGGGTGTTGTTGCCAAGCTTACCTTAGACAAACTTTGCCCTGGAACAAAGCTCTTTGTATCCGCAGGTATTTGTAGCTTAACAAATGGATCAGGAACGTCCGATCCCGATTTGAATTTCGTCTTCATTGGGGTTGATGAGAACGGAAAAGAGACAGAACTTAACCGTTTTACTTCTGGTGATATACCTCAGGCAACTACTTCACCAACTCCGTGGCATCAAATTTTTTATTCATTCACATACAATTCAAACGTTGAATATACTTCCTATCTGCTCCAAATAGAAAACAACTGTAAAAGCACGTCGGGAGGAGACTATGCGGTGGACGACATTCGCATTTACAGAAGCAAACCTTCTGTACAGGCTAATCAGGTAACACTTCCTTGCGGAAAAGAGAGTGCAAAAGTTAAAGTCAGAGTTGAATTCGAGAAATTACTCAATACAATGGGAAAAACAGAAGTGACCTCGGGCTCGGGAGAAGAAATAGAAGTAAGGTATAAGTTTTTAAACGATGTAAAAAACGCATTGGCTTATAACTACAACACAGCTTCAGACCCAGATATAAATTACGGAACAGTAAAAGTCAGTACTAAATTTAGTGATATGACAGCACTTACCTCTTCTAACGAAGCTCCGTATTCATACAGCAAATCACCTGCGCTTGCCTATACCGAAACAGAAACGGTTAATGGAACTACCTATCGATACATTGTTTTTCAAACACCCAACAATGACGTTTTGAGAGAAAACAAGACCTATTATACAACAGTAGCCAATTCTGAAGGAGTGTTTGGTATCGGAACGTGTGATATGATCAGTGATCCATTTACAATCATGCCTCCATCTGAAATTACGGTCGATGGAGCTGTCTGGAAAGAGGGCGATGGCATGTGCTATGGCAATGAACTTGTTCTTGGAGCAAAACTGAGAGACCGGATTACTCATGAAGATATTGTTTGCAATTTTGACTGGTTCATGGGATCAAAAGAAGAGTTTGCAACCATACCTGTCGGTGGTATGTCGGTAAGCTCTGCACTTTCCAAATACAGAGAAGTATATCACAATCCTGCATCATCGGATACCGGATTGTCTCCTGTTAGCGGTGTTTTTACACAAGCGGCGTATAATATCCTCCAGAAATTAATTGCGAATGAACAATTGATACTTAATCAAAAGGAAATAACCCGCGTAATTAGAGAGGGTGAAAATATTATTGCTGTTCCAATAACTGAAACGGCAAAGACTACTTCTACTACCACCACTCTTGAATTGTGTAGCGAATATATTTCATTTGATGTCGGGGGAGTTCACAAAAATCCTGTTATCCAACTTAGTGGTGAAGGGGCAGATAAAACACTTTCCGTAAGAATGGGATTAAGTCAATATAAAGACTTAAAAGCTAATTCAACCAAAACATTAAATATTCCGGTGATTGATTTCTGGAACACAGACCGAATGAAAACCCGTAATTTGATAAAGGCAAGTGACTCTAAAGTTTATTTGATTGGAACGAATGATCCATCCATTCAAAATGTCGATTCAATCAACCCATCAATACAGTTAGCGACCCTAGAAACTGTTCACGTAACTCCTAGTACAGGAGATGTTGATTACCTGGAATTCAAAATACCCAGTAGTGCGATTGATGTAAAAGAGGGGTATACCTATAAAGTAGAATTTCATTTTAACCAAGAATCATTGATAGGCGACGAGGCCGCATGTGATGGAGTAACAGCCTTTTACCTGAAAATAGTACCAGAATATCTGACCTGGACAGGGGAAAGCGGTGATAACTGGAATAATGACAACAACTGGAAACGTTCCTTGAAAAGTGAACTGTATAAAAGTTCAGCAGATAGTTACACAGACGATCTTAACAGCCATGGATTTGTACCTATGGATTTCTCCAAAGTTACAATTCCGAATACTCCGAAAGCTCCGTGGCTATACAACCTGACAGGTTCTCCCTATCTAAGCATGGCAAATACAAACTACAGTGACAGCAGTAATCCTGCCACGTCTAGTATTCAGTATAGCATTTTGGTCAAGGCAAACGGAACGAACTACAATTGTACTAATTTCTATGGAAATACCTGCAACCAAATTTATTTCAAACCATCGGCAGAAATGAGAAACACCAATTATCTCACTTACAATAAAGCATGGGTGGATTTTGAACTTACTTCGGGTCGTTGGTACATGCTGGCCTCTCCATTGAATGGGGTAGTTGCAGGTGATATGTATCTCCCAACCTCAACCGGTCGTCAGGAAACAGAGGCTTTCCAGCCCATTACCTACAGTTCTGCTGTAAATAACCGCTTTAATCCTGCGGTTTATCAACGTAGCTGGGATCATGGTAGCTCAACCGTGTTCAAGTCCGACGGGTCTTCGTATGATTCATATATCTCAGCCAACTGGAGCCAGGTATACAACAAGGTAGACGAGGCTTATACGCCCGGAAAAGGTTTTTCCGTAAGGCCGGTGTTTGGTACTGAAGGAGTTGATAAAGTATTGTTCCGCTTACCCAAAGACGATGCAAGTTTCTCTTATTATTCATACAACGGAACCAATATAGGGAATAACACAGTTATTAATCGCACAGGCAACGGAAAATTAGGTTTTAGCGTTAATGCAACAAACGTGACACTCAACCTGACCAATGCCACCAGTGGCAATAACATCTTCCTAGTGGGTAATCCATTTATGGCCACCCTCGATATGAAGAAGTTTTTCGATGCACATCCTGATTTTGAAAGACATTTCTGGATTCTGACAGCCAACGGACAAAGCGCGGTTGCGATTGCTACCGACGGTACTTTAACAACTTCGGGTGATGAGACTCTTCCAAGAACTGTTGCTCCGATACAATCTTTCTTCATTGAGAAAAAGACCTTAGTATCGGGTAATCCTACCGTAACGTTTACTCCCGATATGACTATTGCCAAACCAATATCCGGTACTATGGTCCGCTCTGCCGGTACGGCCGAAGCGGTATTCAGCAATAATAAATGTTTGCGAATTACCGCCGAACGCAACCATAGCATCAGCAAGATTCTTATTCAGCAAAAAAAATCAGCAAATAACGGTTATGCTCCCGAAGAAGATGTGGCTGTACTGATGGATTCTAATCTGGCTGATGCTCCAACTCTCTACTCCCTTGCAGGTAACCAGGCAGTTATGATCAATGTCGTTTCTGAACAAACTACTATTCCTTTGGGGATATTTAGTGAAAACGCAGAAGAGGTGAAATTATCCTTCAAGGGTCTGGAAAACTTTGGTGGGTACCTAGAGCTTTAT
The Bacteroides sedimenti genome window above contains:
- a CDS encoding FimB/Mfa2 family fimbrial subunit, with product MNKQLHLISNKITSSLLLIVLISAFTACSMHDDRTDCPEECHLRFKYDYNMKFANAFTNEVKQVAVYIFDDKGHFVKMKTEEGDVLKANDYYMKLDVTPGKYHLVTWAGMDGESFTTEGLTAGVSTLSDLKVALKKTGQESNKDLHPLWHGEIKELTVTGVFQEETVSLVKDTHRIRIVLQQINGVPVDNKAFRFEITDDNSLINYDNSLIPSGEITYRPYATGQNTVGDTPPVTTAYAELHTGRLMVNSKSRLRIIDAKDKSIVVDIPLVAYLMLTEMEGHKDKMTAQEYLDRQDEYSLIFFLDDNLAWLKIQVIINGWTVRFNNSELN
- a CDS encoding Mfa1 family fimbria major subunit (Members of this family are fimbrial shaft proteins (major subunit proteins), found in the Bacteriodetes. The family is named for Mfa1 from Porphyromonas gingivalis, and is related to but distinct from the family of FimA from the species.) produces the protein MTLKKFIYKNSKFALIAIMLLAMAACVDIYDRPNDEECPINKAGTFITLTINTPLTTRSTPTGGENGDAVENGQTNENIINNLSVFFFQGTDINQAIETNAPIAGTSYFESSDIIGNTTKTRKVNIPKGTYHVIVAANAGNLTSTFGTTAKVKDVCDYLQKQAWTESNGNYSQFVMSSANDASTNISASNSESSPAQIYVDIERLAARIDFIPSKSTDATDLNNYLVKDASNKTIARVIINKIKLINRFTAGSYLIKRVAETTSSTLNYLGNEKSDINGVQTNYVLDPWTVQKTKENLNGQHFNLLNGGSGTDAASSLYASYYNGSFSMGVEDKVKNSNLTYNGTNYYILGYSLENTTDKINQLNGYTTGVMFETTYIPYLITNYDPSSHTNQTINNSNAITFFTYNNGDMVCNSLEAVEFASLKSGQPADDFFAQTFTSVNTWQDVLQYFNRIKDNDPLGFKTYLSLKLSGKSLSANLTETISWKSFILSTYGYSNSGGVVYINQNSKPTQLLLSEKNIRCYENGISYYPYWIRHSNNSSTEAGVMEFSIVRNNIYKLKVNSFSGAGKFIPYDPGTDSPENPGEESSIRMFVSVTPWRVITHPEIIL
- a CDS encoding T9SS type A sorting domain-containing protein translates to MKKYKNHLFALFVLLLFTISGYVQGQTNSVMHKKGEYYGAEDYMLNEYGKSMQKTHTYRTIVYVNPSSTTQDINLPSKSATSPHHYYRWYDYKTDGASAQLKSGGTLYTNGRVTYGGSLFDAITYTIPSTLGTNPDIIACDVSAYTDYNLNGTVLTEPTLSYRCIFELRSAKEIADKLKTCTGDKYLEEYTVYMPSTKLPNAANNPRVCLKYNANNYFGYNSSNTLVQGSYSNFTLTNTSEAFSSTNQRFCYVTPGTAGTTKTVTAKITCGTLTYNVARFTIIFLPDAPMIYNNLTGTNEYRSINYLDKNNLLLSKLDFDYNTDPATAANNMWPKPLPWNICTYGFSSKTLYESGYRGFSNRVSQWNEYGFYKTANVALSGISGYTWYNGGRTVYDRKHHETNGVQDGYFMYIDAAESPGVVAKLTLDKLCPGTKLFVSAGICSLTNGSGTSDPDLNFVFIGVDENGKETELNRFTSGDIPQATTSPTPWHQIFYSFTYNSNVEYTSYLLQIENNCKSTSGGDYAVDDIRIYRSKPSVQANQVTLPCGKESAKVKVRVEFEKLLNTMGKTEVTSGSGEEIEVRYKFLNDVKNALAYNYNTASDPDINYGTVKVSTKFSDMTALTSSNEAPYSYSKSPALAYTETETVNGTTYRYIVFQTPNNDVLRENKTYYTTVANSEGVFGIGTCDMISDPFTIMPPSEITVDGAVWKEGDGMCYGNELVLGAKLRDRITHEDIVCNFDWFMGSKEEFATIPVGGMSVSSALSKYREVYHNPASSDTGLSPVSGVFTQAAYNILQKLIANEQLILNQKEITRVIREGENIIAVPITETAKTTSTTTTLELCSEYISFDVGGVHKNPVIQLSGEGADKTLSVRMGLSQYKDLKANSTKTLNIPVIDFWNTDRMKTRNLIKASDSKVYLIGTNDPSIQNVDSINPSIQLATLETVHVTPSTGDVDYLEFKIPSSAIDVKEGYTYKVEFHFNQESLIGDEAACDGVTAFYLKIVPEYLTWTGESGDNWNNDNNWKRSLKSELYKSSADSYTDDLNSHGFVPMDFSKVTIPNTPKAPWLYNLTGSPYLSMANTNYSDSSNPATSSIQYSILVKANGTNYNCTNFYGNTCNQIYFKPSAEMRNTNYLTYNKAWVDFELTSGRWYMLASPLNGVVAGDMYLPTSTGRQETEAFQPITYSSAVNNRFNPAVYQRSWDHGSSTVFKSDGSSYDSYISANWSQVYNKVDEAYTPGKGFSVRPVFGTEGVDKVLFRLPKDDASFSYYSYNGTNIGNNTVINRTGNGKLGFSVNATNVTLNLTNATSGNNIFLVGNPFMATLDMKKFFDAHPDFERHFWILTANGQSAVAIATDGTLTTSGDETLPRTVAPIQSFFIEKKTLVSGNPTVTFTPDMTIAKPISGTMVRSAGTAEAVFSNNKCLRITAERNHSISKILIQQKKSANNGYAPEEDVAVLMDSNLADAPTLYSLAGNQAVMINVVSEQTTIPLGIFSENAEEVKLSFKGLENFGGYLELYDAERNKTVQLDAMNNQLTVSGKTHGRYFLNLAPTGISKDEGKFAVYSPEKGRVVVATTPSDRLQRIQVYSLNGTLLQVINDLNTVKTEISLPNGTYVLRMQSMEHLDIRKVSCQ